In Porites lutea chromosome 7, jaPorLute2.1, whole genome shotgun sequence, a single window of DNA contains:
- the LOC140943537 gene encoding TNF receptor-associated factor 4-like produces MAGAARQRLPSGHEDEFVNEVEDDFRCLICHLPLKEPVLTRCGHRFCKGCLEEYFRRSAAEGFPHICPADRENLDRDRDVFPDKATERKILSLAIKCPSEGCDWTGELRGKKNHVDSCQFKVVSCSNQNCPVALKRKYLENHVAFTCQWRIIECTYCKEPHPECHMKVHTGNCAKFPVNCPNGCNNSIPRGMIPNHIEEDCPLTLISCPYVQMGCKVKVERKNVQAHVNLAMGEHLDFACTKLNSTLVKLDETQKVTRRLEEKVEALQKQLEKKGSKERASNTTRFVWKINKFSDILKRAKAGLNRKIESDPFYTDTYGYKLKVLLNPNGCWPNGWDTHMSVSIIVMKGEYDAILPWPFRNKVTITLIDQEEDPIKRQDVVYCVVPMKEKNFARPQKEENTGYGYPEFVSHEELRSRRYLVEDSLFLQVDVGASL; encoded by the exons atggcggggGCAGCCAGACAACGGTTACCTTCAGGGCATGAGGACGAGTTTGTGAATGAAGTTGAAGACGATTTTCGGTGTTTAATCTGCCACTTGCCGTTAAAGGAGCCTGTTCTTACACGATGTGGTCACAGATTTTGTAAAGGTTGCCTCGAAGAATATTTTAGAAG AAGTGCAGCTGAAGGCTTTCCTCACATTTGCCCAGCAGATAGAGAGAATCTGGACCGAGATCGG GATGTCTTTCCAGACAAAGCAACAGAACGAAAAATTCTGTCCTTGGCCATCAAATGTCCAAGTGAAGGCTGTGACTGGACTGGTGAATTGAGAGGCAAAAAG AATCACGTCGATAGTTGCCAATTTAAAGTTGTTTCCTGCTCCAACCAAAATTGCCCCGTTGCACTGAAAAGGAAATATCTGGAGAACCATGTTGCGTTTACATGTCAGTGGAGGATAATCGAGTGTACGTACTGTAAAGAGCCACACCCAGAATGTCACATGAAG GTGCATACTGGAAATTGTGCCAAGTTTCCTGTAAACTGCCCTAACGGATGTAATAATTCAATTCCCAGAGGAATG ATTCCAAATCACATTGAAGAGGACTGTCCCTTGACTTTAATCTCATGCCCCTATGTTCAAATGGGCTGCAAAGTGAAG GTTGAGCGGAAAAACGTGCAAGCGCACGTTAACCTTGCCATGGGTGAGCATCTTGATTTCGCCTGTACAAAGTTGAACAGCACACTTGTTAAATTAGACGAGACGCAGAAGGTCACAAGACGCTTGGAAGAGAAAGTAGAGGCGCTGCAAAAGCAGCTGGAAAAGAAAGGATCTAAAGAAAGAGCGAGCAATACCACGCGATTTGTCTGGAAGATTAACAAGTtcagtgatattttaaaacgaGCGAAGGCGGGGTTGAACAGGAAAATAGAGAGTGATCCATTCTACACAGATACTTATGGTTACAAATTAAAAGTGTTGCTTAATCCTAATGGTTGTTGGCCTAATGGCTGGGATACCCACATGTCGGTTTCCATCATTGTAATGAAAGGCGAATATGATGCTATATTACCATGGCCGTTTCGAAACAAAGTGACCATAACATTGATTGACCAAGAGGAAGATCCAATCAAACGACAAGACGTAGTGTACTGTGTCGTTCCAATGAAGGAAAAGAACTTTGCACGACCCCAGAAAGAAGAGAACACCGGATATGGGTATCCTGAATTCGTATCTCACGAAGAACTACGATCAAGGAGATACCTCGTGGAAGACTCTCTGTTTCTCCAGGTGGATGTCGGCGCGTCCCTGTGA